A window from Sinanaerobacter sp. ZZT-01 encodes these proteins:
- a CDS encoding YicC/YloC family endoribonuclease has product MIKSMTGFGRSEYTDGKRNIIVEIKSVNHRYCDVTIKMPRRYSFVEERLKAIVKNIARRGKIDVSIMVENITENDTTVKLNALMAKQYYDNLNELKNDFKVAGEITLQFLATLPDVMKTVPHLEDEEELLKSLSIPVEEAAKRLNEMRVIEGKKLSEDIEKRGDSIREMVKGIEVRSPEVTVAYTEKLRDRIKELVGNNVTIPEDRILLEAAIFADKCSVTEEVVRLDSHIQQLKSILSKSNQPDGKKLDFLVQEMNREANTIGSKANDIQITNVVLDIKSEIEKIREQVQNIE; this is encoded by the coding sequence ATGATAAAAAGTATGACAGGCTTTGGAAGAAGTGAATACACGGACGGAAAAAGGAACATAATTGTAGAGATAAAGTCAGTAAATCATCGTTATTGTGATGTGACAATAAAAATGCCGCGTCGTTATTCTTTTGTAGAAGAACGATTGAAGGCAATTGTAAAAAACATAGCAAGACGTGGTAAGATTGATGTTTCCATTATGGTGGAAAATATAACTGAAAATGATACAACTGTAAAGTTGAATGCTTTGATGGCAAAGCAGTATTATGATAATTTGAATGAATTAAAAAATGATTTTAAAGTGGCAGGTGAGATCACACTGCAATTTTTGGCAACCTTGCCGGATGTTATGAAGACAGTTCCTCATTTAGAAGATGAAGAGGAGCTTTTAAAAAGCTTATCCATTCCCGTGGAAGAAGCAGCAAAGCGATTGAATGAAATGCGGGTTATCGAAGGGAAGAAGCTTTCGGAAGATATTGAAAAAAGAGGTGATTCCATCCGAGAAATGGTAAAAGGTATAGAAGTGCGTTCACCGGAGGTAACCGTAGCCTACACGGAAAAATTAAGAGACAGAATTAAGGAATTGGTAGGAAATAATGTGACGATTCCAGAGGACCGTATTTTGCTGGAAGCAGCGATCTTTGCCGATAAATGCAGTGTGACGGAAGAAGTGGTTCGTCTAGACAGCCATATACAGCAGCTAAAAAGTATTTTATCAAAAAGTAATCAGCCAGATGGAAAAAAGTTAGATTTCTTAGTGCAAGAGATGAATAGAGAAGCGAATACAATCGGTTCTAAGGCAAATGATATTCAGATAACTAATGTGGTACTGGATATAAAGAGTGAAATCGAAAAAATTCGTGAACAAGTGCAAAATATTGAATGA